Part of the Aquabacterium sp. NJ1 genome, TGTTTGCGCGCGGCCAGCTTGAGCACTTCGTTGCCCAGGCGCTGCAGCGGCATCGCCACGTCCACCAAGGCACTGCGCACGATCTTGATCGTCTGCGGGTTGTTGGTGTTGAGCATCAACATGCCGGCCGCACCAGCGGGGCGGAAGCTCTTCTTGCCCAGCTTGTTGAGCAGGTTGCGCATGTTCATCGACACGTCGCCGAAGTCGATCTTGACCGGGCAGGGCGTCAGGCACTTGTGGCAGACCGTGCAGTGGTCGGCCACATCCTCGAACTCTTCCCAGTGCTTGATGGACACGCCGCGGCGCGTCTGCTCTTCGTACAGGAAGGCCTCGACCAGCAGCGAGGTGGCCAGGATCTTGTTGCGCGGGCTGTAGAGCAGGTTCGCGCGCGGCACGTGCGTGGCGCACACGGGCTTGCACTTGCCGCAGCGCAGGCAGTCCTTCACCGAGGCGGCGATGTCGCCGATGTCGCTCTGCTGCATGATCAGCGACTCGTGGCCCATCAGGCCGAACGAAGGCGTGTAGGCCTCGGTCAGGTCGGCGGCGTGCACGTCGTCGCCCAGGGCCTTGAGCGCGGCGCCACGCAGCAGCTTGCCCTTGTTGAAGCGGCCTTCAGGGTCGACCTTGAGCTTGTAGGCCGTGAAGTTGGCCATCTCGTCGTCCGTCAGGAACTCCAGCTTGGTGATGCCGATGCCGTGTTCACCCGAGATCACGCCGTCCAGCGAACGGGCCAGCTTCATGATGCGGGCCACGGCTTCGTGGGCCGTCTGCAGCATCTCGTAGTTGTCGCTGTTGACGGGCAGGTTGGTGTGCACATTGCCGTCACCGGCGTGCATGTGCAGGGCCACCCAGACGCGGCCACGCAGCACCTGCTTGTGGATGCGCTTGAGCTCGTCCACGATGGGCGTGAGGGCCGCACCGGTGAAGACCTTGGCCAGTTCGTCACGGATCTCGCGCTTCCAGCTGGCGCGGATGGACCAGGTCTGCAGCAGGTTGAAGACCGTGTCGCCGTCTTGCGGGGTATAGGTGCCGTTGCGATGCTGCTCGTAGCCGAGCGCGACCAGTTGATCACCCACCGTGGCCAGTGGCGTATCGATGTGGTCGTACAGGAACTGCCAGCGCGCGCGGACCTTGTCGAGCTGTGTCAGCGCGGCGCCAACCTTCTCGGCCAGTTGCTCGGGGCTGGGCAGCTCTTCGGCGTCTTCGACCTTGCCAAGATAGGAGGAGATTGGCAGGTTGCCACCCTGCACGAAAGCGATCAGCGCATCGGCGATGGCCAGCTTGTTGCGCAGGCTCAGCTCGATGTTGATGCGCTCGATGCCCAGCGTGTACTCGCCCATGCGCGGCAGCGGGATCACCACGTCTTCGTTGACCTTGAAGGCGTTGGTGTGCTTGGCAATGGCGGCGGTGCGCTTGCGGTCGGCCCAGAACTTCTTGCGCGCGTCGCTGCTGACGGCGATGAAGCCTTCGCCCGAGCGGCCATTGGCCAGGCGGATGACCTCGCTGGCAGCGCGCGCCACGCGGTCTTCGTCGTCACCGACGATGTCACCGATCAGGACCATCTTGGGCAGGGTGCCACGCTTGCTCTTGGTGGCGTAACCCACGGCGCGCAGGTAGCGGTCGTCCAGGTGCTCCAGGCCCGCAAGGATGGCGCCGCCAGGCTGCTTCATCTCTTCGAACATGAAGTCCTTGATCTCGACGATCGAGGGCACGCCTTCCTTGGGATTGCCAAAGAACTCCAGGCACACCGTGCGCACGTGGCCGGGCATGCGGTGCACGACCCAGCGGGCGCTGGTGATCAGGCCGTCACAGCCTTCCTTCTGGATGCCGGGCAGGCCGGCGAGGAACTTGTCGGTGACGTCCTTGCCCAGGCCTTCCTTGCGGAAGGTGCGGCCCGGGATGTCCAGACGCTCGGTGCGGATGGGTGTCTTGCCGTCGGCCTGGAAATACTTGAGCTCGAAGCTGGCGGTTTCGACGTCGTGGATCTTGCCCAGGTTGTGGTTGAGGCGAACCACTTCCAGCCATTCGGCGTTGGGCGTGACCATGCGCCACGAGGCGAGGTTGTCCAGCGCAGTGCCCCACAACACGGCCTTCTTGCCACCGGCGTTCATGGCGATGTTGCCACCCACGCAGGATGCTTCAGCCGAGGTCGGGTCCACGGCGAACACGAAGCCGGCGCGCTCGGCCGCATCGGCCACACGTTGCGTGACGACGCCCGCGCCCGTCCAGACCGTGGCCACCGGCTTGTCCACGCCGGGTAGCGTCACCATCTCGACTTCGGTCATCTGTTCGAGCTTTTCGGTGTTGATCACCGCGCTCTTCCAGGTCAGCGGCACGGCGCCGCCGGTGTAGCCGGTACCACCCCCACGCGGGATGATGGTCAGGCCCAGCTCGACGCAACCCTTGACCAGGGCAGCCATCTCTTCCTCGGTGTCCGGTGTCAGGACGACGAAGGGGTATTCCACACGCCAGTCGGTCGCGTCCGTCACGTGCGAAACACGGCTCAAGCCATCGAACTTGATGTTGTCGTGTCGGGTGACCTTGCCCAGGACCTTGTTGGTGCGCTCACGCAGCGCGCCCATCTGGTCAAAGGCCTTGGCGAAACGGTCCACGGCGCCGCGCGCCGCGTTCAGCAACTCGGCGACCAGCGTGTCGCGCAAACCATCGGTCGCCGCCTTGTCCTCGGGGTGGCGGCGCTTGTCGACCTCGCCCAGGCGGTGGTGCAGGGCGTCGATCAGCAGGGCACGGCGCTTGGGATTGTCCAGCAGGTCGTCTTGCAGATACGGGTTGCGCTGTACGACCCAGATGTCGCCCAGCACTTCGTACAGCATGCGGGCAGAGCGGCCGGTCTGGCGCTCGACGCGCAGCAGGCTGAGCACCTCCCAGGCACGCTGGCCCAGCAGGCGCTGGACGATTTCACGGTCCGAAAAGGAGGTGTAGTTGTAGGGGATCTCGCGCAGGCGGGGCTGGCCGTCGCCGTGTGCGTCGGCGGCCTGGGCGGTCATGTGGGTCAGCTCGATGGGTGCGTTCATGAGGGCGCCAGGCGCGAAAAACCGGTTCAACAAAGGGCAATTCGCCTGGGGTTTGGGATAACGCCCAGGCACTGCGGGGGAGGGTGGTTTTCGCGCCTGAGGCGAGATGTTAACGCAGCAGGTCATGCCCTCGGGCAGAAAAGGGCAACCGACAGGGTCTTCTGAAAGCGTTTAGCCTTGGCTCAAATCGATATTCTGAGCAGCAGTTCAGAATTCAAAGTAGTCGAGCCCGCCATGACCCAATACGGATCCCCAGCCACCCATTGGCCTTATCCATGCTGGATTGCCCACCGTGGTGCGGGCAAGCTGGCGCCCGAAAACACCATGGCTGCCTTCCGCCTGGGGGCCGAGCACGGCTTTGCGATGTTCGAGTGCGACGTCAAGCTCAGCGCTGACGGCGAACCCTTTTTGCTGCACGACGCCGAGCTGGACCGCACGACCAACGGCCAAGGCGTGGCCGGTGTGCTCAAGTGGGATGCCTTGTCGCGCCTGGACGCCGGCAGCTGGCATGGCCGCACCTACGCTGGCGAGCCGCTGCTGCGCCTGGAAGCCCTCTCGCGCTGGCTGCAGGCCCTGGGCCTGATGGTCAACCTGGAGATCAAGCCCACGCCCGGCGAAGAAGTGCGCACGGGCCGCATCGTGGCCCAGCATGTGGCCCGCCTTTGGGCGCAGTCGCAGATCAAGCCGCTGCTGAGCTCCTTCAGCGTGGACGCCTTGCGTGCCGCGCAGGAAGCCCAGCCCGAATTGCCTCGTGCGCTGTTGCTGGACAAGTGGGTGCGCGACGCGGTGGACCAGGCCCAGTCTCTGGGCTGCCAGGCGCTGGTGGTCAACCAGACCCAGCTCGATGCGGACCGGATCGAATTGGGCCATGCCGTCGGTTTGAAGATGCTGACGTACACCGTCAACGACGCGTCGCGCGCCAGCACCTTGTGGTTGTCTGGCCTGGATGGGCTGATCACGGACCGGGTCGACCTGTTCGAGCCTCAGGCCCGCCTGGGCGCCAACCCCGCCCAATTGATGTACGTGGCCGAAGAGTTCATCGCCTGAGCCTGACGCCCTGGTGCTGAGCCCAGGGCCATCAAGCCATCAGGGGTGAGGGGGCTTCAGGCCAGCGCCTTG contains:
- the ugpQ gene encoding glycerophosphodiester phosphodiesterase, with translation MTQYGSPATHWPYPCWIAHRGAGKLAPENTMAAFRLGAEHGFAMFECDVKLSADGEPFLLHDAELDRTTNGQGVAGVLKWDALSRLDAGSWHGRTYAGEPLLRLEALSRWLQALGLMVNLEIKPTPGEEVRTGRIVAQHVARLWAQSQIKPLLSSFSVDALRAAQEAQPELPRALLLDKWVRDAVDQAQSLGCQALVVNQTQLDADRIELGHAVGLKMLTYTVNDASRASTLWLSGLDGLITDRVDLFEPQARLGANPAQLMYVAEEFIA
- a CDS encoding DUF3683 domain-containing protein, which codes for MNAPIELTHMTAQAADAHGDGQPRLREIPYNYTSFSDREIVQRLLGQRAWEVLSLLRVERQTGRSARMLYEVLGDIWVVQRNPYLQDDLLDNPKRRALLIDALHHRLGEVDKRRHPEDKAATDGLRDTLVAELLNAARGAVDRFAKAFDQMGALRERTNKVLGKVTRHDNIKFDGLSRVSHVTDATDWRVEYPFVVLTPDTEEEMAALVKGCVELGLTIIPRGGGTGYTGGAVPLTWKSAVINTEKLEQMTEVEMVTLPGVDKPVATVWTGAGVVTQRVADAAERAGFVFAVDPTSAEASCVGGNIAMNAGGKKAVLWGTALDNLASWRMVTPNAEWLEVVRLNHNLGKIHDVETASFELKYFQADGKTPIRTERLDIPGRTFRKEGLGKDVTDKFLAGLPGIQKEGCDGLITSARWVVHRMPGHVRTVCLEFFGNPKEGVPSIVEIKDFMFEEMKQPGGAILAGLEHLDDRYLRAVGYATKSKRGTLPKMVLIGDIVGDDEDRVARAASEVIRLANGRSGEGFIAVSSDARKKFWADRKRTAAIAKHTNAFKVNEDVVIPLPRMGEYTLGIERINIELSLRNKLAIADALIAFVQGGNLPISSYLGKVEDAEELPSPEQLAEKVGAALTQLDKVRARWQFLYDHIDTPLATVGDQLVALGYEQHRNGTYTPQDGDTVFNLLQTWSIRASWKREIRDELAKVFTGAALTPIVDELKRIHKQVLRGRVWVALHMHAGDGNVHTNLPVNSDNYEMLQTAHEAVARIMKLARSLDGVISGEHGIGITKLEFLTDDEMANFTAYKLKVDPEGRFNKGKLLRGAALKALGDDVHAADLTEAYTPSFGLMGHESLIMQQSDIGDIAASVKDCLRCGKCKPVCATHVPRANLLYSPRNKILATSLLVEAFLYEEQTRRGVSIKHWEEFEDVADHCTVCHKCLTPCPVKIDFGDVSMNMRNLLNKLGKKSFRPAGAAGMLMLNTNNPQTIKIVRSALVDVAMPLQRLGNEVLKLAARKQTSAPPASVGTASLKEQVIHFINKKMPGGLPKKTARALLDIEDKDYVPIIRDPKQTTADTEAVFYFPGCGSERLFSQVGLATQAMLWHAGVQTVLPPGYLCCGYPQRGAGQFDKAEKMITDNRVLFHRVANTLNYLDIKTVVVSCGTCYDQLQGYQFDKIFPGCRIIDIHEYLLEKGITLQGKGAFLYHDPCHTPMKLQDPMKTVKALVGDGVIKSERCCGEAGTLAVSRPDVSTQIRFRKEEEIRKGEAELRAKGLIGEKENVKVLTSCPACLQGLSRYVDDAQTGLLEADYIVIEMAKQILGENWMPEYVAKANNGGIERVLV